The segment GCATGTTCGTGTTTCTCCAAATCCACCGGGATCACGTCATCCTCGCCTCGCCTCTAGACATGAAGCCCTGGCAGCGTGAGGAGCGCGTCGAGCTGGAGCTCCCCAGCGAGGACCATGCGCTAAGGTTGATGACAAAGCTAGCTGCTGCCTGCAGGAGACGTCAGCCCATGAGCATGAGCAGGACGCAGCAGAGTTCAGGATGCAGCAGAGTTCACAACACGTCGGACGCCCAGCTCATCCGCCGACAAGCATCGACGGCAGAGCTGTTCTTGGCCTAAAAAGCGCAGTCCAGCGCGTGGCCGCGGAGGTTAGCGGCACACCTGCTAGGCAGGACAGGACCAGGCCAATGACTTGTCTTGAAGATAAAGATGCATCTTTTTTTGGCCTATGGAAGTATAttctccctttattttaaaatacatCTTAGACACATTATAAAATGTTATAAAATTTGAAGCGAAAAATTTACACATACATCATCTTCACGTGGTACAGGCTTACAAAGTGTTTTCATAAAAAAACTATTTGTTGTGTGACGTGTACCACAAAAATTATctttttttgcaaaacttgaagagtgcacatatattatggagatatacatgtaaaaatgttttttaaaaaaattgacactttaaaatatattttgttTCGTAGGGGGAGCATATATGctcgggagccaaattgaatttatGTGTATAGTCCTCTAAATTTAGCGCGGCAGAACCGATCCGCTATAACTTAGTAGACTtaaattattttttcttttgcaaaTCAAATCATTTGAACCAACGTATCGATAGTACAAACCGAAATATATGTAAAAAATCGAATAATTCATTATTACAAACAAATtaaatgaaataaataaaaaaattcgaaatcaaCACAACAAATTGCCGTGGAGACGCTAGTGATGCTCAACAAGATCAACTTATAGAGCATTACACGCAAATCATCTAATGTCTACCCTAGCCCGTAATTAGGGTTTGCCGCCATGGATGCTTCATTGAGTTGAGGAGCTTGGTGGCCTTCAAGACTACTCCTATGGCATCTATGGTGTCGCGCGGAATGAAGCCTTGGCTAGGTGCATGTCGAGTTGTCCATGAGGGGTGCTCCCTTGCCGCCATCACTGCACCGTCATTCATGGAGCCGATGTGGGTCAAGCTTGAGCTCCCTAGTAGTGCCCTACTACTACAATGAGACTCTACGCTTCTCTATCCCTCTCTAGCTATTCTTCTCCCTCTTAATTTCATCCTTCAAAATCTAGGGTTCCTATTGTTGATCACGGTCGACTCGAGTTCTTGGACTTCAATGATGTTCTAATGTGGTTTTGGTGATGTAATGCGTTACGGTAACTATGAGAACATCGAAGCTATTCCTaagcattgatttcttccaaattAATATTGTTAAATAAATTTCTCCAGTCCTGTCAGCCGACACTTAACATAAAATTGTTCTAGGGTTCTAATGGATAATCTAGTGGCTTTCTAATGGCTAGGTTGATGTGACATCCTGGCCCAAGGctcaataggattgataggatatTCATACCAataagttgcaacttcttttccggaagctcatcaacaaagaactccgaggttaagcgtgcttggcccggagtaatttgaggatgggtgaccgaccggaaaGTAGTTCCCTGAtgcgcacgagtgaggacaaagCGCGCATGAAAGATATGTGTTGGTCTATGGGGCTAGTGGCACACGACATGATATATGTGCTGACACTAGACGCACAGACGTGTGCCAAGTGGGGAAGTTCCTGGCTTGGGGTTGATCGACGAGGGTGTCGATCTTCTAAGGGGGGATGAGTGTGACATCCTGGCCCATGGTtcaataggattgataggatactcataccaacaagttgTAACTTCTTTGCCGGAAGCTCATCAACAAAGAACTTTGAGGTTAAGCGTGCTTGCCCTAGagtaatttgaggatgggtgaccgatttGGGAATTAGTTCccgagtgaggacaaagtgcgcaAGAAAGACAAGTGTTGATCTATGGTCGGGGTGTTACAGTTGATTTCTTAACTTGTTTATAAAGTGGATTAACTATTTTAATTAGTAATACTTGTTAAATCTTCATTTTTGATTGTTAACTGGCTGTTTAGGGGTTTTAGGGAAATGTAGTTGCAGTAGatgttttcttaagttatttataCGCTCAAGTAATTCTATAGGACTCAGATAATTATTCTAACACCCACTTGTTTTTGTTTGATCAAAATATAATCATATCTTAGCTATGACAGTTCTCTGTCAAGTTTGTTTAAGCAATTCTTAATTATTTGTTCTTTAGCGGTGGCTTAGTATGAGCTTCAGGGCTTACTAGTGAGCTTAGCTGGTAGTTTGTAGGTTCTAAATTTGTTTAGGGATTCATTTTAATTAATTTAGTTCATGGAGTTAAATAATGGGTTTTAATACTTGCTACCTCTCCTCTGATAGGTCATAGTGCATGCTTGGCTATGATCTCGTAGCTTCAATTTAAGCATTACTATTAAGCTAATGGATGTGCCTTGTGCCATGCCTCACTAGGGTTTCCTACGTGATTCCCAGTGTCGAAATGCCATGATCATATAGTGAGTGGCCAGTGGTGCATGTGATGCAGTCATTAGCAAAGCCATGTGTGTGCCTTGCTAATGCACTACTAGGACTTAATTCTTCGGTTACAAATTATATCCTACATTCTCTACTACATCTCAGGCTCTATCCTAAGGGTTATAACTATAACCTTTGTAGACTAAGCACTTCTTATTCATGTATGTTGATGAACAGATGATGGCTTCCTTGCTTTCCCTTCTCCTCCAGCTCCTCCTTTCTTGATACCGCACTAGATATCTCTCTACTATGTGTGTGTGTTTTCAGTCTAAGACTGAAGTGTGAGTTGTCATATATGGGGTGTGAAGGCTCAATTATTTATAGGCTGGGCTGGGGGATGGGCTGGTGACATGTGTACCATGAAATAAATGACTCACTACTTAAACCGGCTATCTATGTTGGTTTTATGTGCTAGGGGAGATGTATTTGGCGGTTAAATAACTCAAGACTTGAAGTTTTAGCGACTGCCTATTTAGGCATGTCGGTTTGGTAAATGATTTTTTGTCCTCTAGCCAATTTTGTATAGTACCAATAATCATTTCAAAGTTGGATTTGTTTCTATCAATTCCGAGAATTATGCATGGAGTTTCTTGGATTTGGATGATGAATTTTATAGTGACGGAAGCAATCAATTGTTGACCTTGGATAGGTTTAGTTTTTATGATTTATTAAGTTggatttttatttgtttttggtTTTCTATGGATCCAAATGCATGTGAGGCGCTAGCTACTTATTTCTGCTGGAGTAGTTTCATTTCATTTGATTCTATGGAAAAATGTATATTGATTTGCCTAGTATTCTAGTTCTACCGTATATTGTTCTAGTGGCACTTCCTATTGCTAATGGTTAGTGTTGGATCCCTACACTTGGTTATTTCTATGGATTTTACTACTATCTATTATTACTCTACCTATGGTTATTCTTAGCATTGGTCTCTGCCAGGTTTGTTACTTGTTTTGATTCTTGTTCTATGATTTCCATTCTATTGATTTATGATCCTCAATTGGTTTTAAATCCTAACTTCGACTTCTATGGGCCATTTCCTAGGATTCCTATTGGACTGTACATTAAAATGGATTCACCTTAGGGTCAATCCAACATTCTGATCCTACTATGGTTCTAGTACTTGTACAGGTTAAGTGTTGATCAAGTGctaaccaagaacttgtgatggaAATGGTGTTGATGAAGAGAATGATGTGCAGATGATGCTGGTGGTAGTGTGGCGATGATGTTGATCAGGAAGTAGTAGATATAGGCTAGATAGGGTTTTAGACATAGGGTTTTCCATTTCTAGCTTGTTTCCTTtatgttatttttaattttaggTTATCCTGCTTGCAAATGACTTTGTAATGGTTTACTGATTAATAAAaaattgtttgtgagcatttcggTACCAAGTTTGTATTTTTATTAATTTAGTTATGGATATTAGAAATTTGGACCTAATTataatttaaattcaaattttgaattttgaatttgttttgcATTTATTATATGAATATGACTGATTTCAAGTTCAAAATTTTGAGATAGTGATTTAGGAATATTTGAATCAAAGGTTTAAATTTTGATTcaaataatttgaattcaaaaacttGAAAAGTGTGTTTATTTAGGTTAGGGTTATTATCACACAAGGTTTTAACACTCGAAATGACCAATTTTGGGGTTTTAAGTTTTTAGCTTACACTCATTTTGAAATGCTCAAAGGCCATGTCAAAATTCGAATTTCAAATCCTAGTGCGTGACTTAGGTCAACTTCGACACTAGAGTACAAATTTAACCACTTTGATTCTTAAAgataaaaagttcaaaatttCCTTTATTTTAGAGATGCATGCTATACAAATGCATAAATTCGACATCTACCCTTTCCGAGGTCCTATTCTTTGCGGTGTTACAACACCTTAACCTTCCAAAGTCACATCCATAGCTTCTCTTCTCTCCCTGAATTAGACCCCATCGGTCTCTCCTCTAGCCAGTCTTTCCTCCTTCTCTTCGTATGAACTAGGAGAGGAAGAGCTAGCTCGATACCATGTTGATGGAAGGAAAACCGATACCCTCATGGGGGCTCGGGCTGCATGTTATATAGGCATAGGAAGAGCGAAAATGCCTATGGTGGCGAATACAAAGGGATATGGCACAAGTGGTGTACTACACCATAATGGCCATATTAACTCCAACAAATAGTATATTGGAGTTATAGACACACAGTTACATGTACACATAACACAACAATGCATGCCACGCCGGCCACAGTGCATTGGACGAGCCTTCTTCACTTTGTTCTATCACACAAGCACACCAGAGTGCGACAGAGCTCCCACAAACCAACTGCGGATTAAACTTGGCTACTAAGTACTAACCAAAACCAACCACTGTACTTCACAAACCAATACTAACCACGAGACACAATTGTGGATAGTCAAACGGATGGGCGACGGGATAGCGCACGCGCGCACGGTAGCTGATTCAGAGCGCAGGTTTGATCATGGCGGGGAACATGTCGGCGACGTCGACGGCCGCAGGGCGCAGCAGCTTGCCCATCTCCTCCACGAACTTGTCCATGGCAGGCCCGGGCAGGCACATGGGGATCACGATGCCGTCCTCGCCCTTGGCGTTCTTGAACGGGATGAGGAAGCTGGCCACGCCGGGGATGGCTCCCACGCCGCCCTTCGCCGGACCACCGTACACGGGCCTGCCCCACCCGAAGTCCAAGTCGCCGAAGCCGGCCTTGGTCAAGTCCGACGCCAGGTACGCGCGCACCACCGTGAAGTGTGGCCGCCCGCGCTGCACCATCAGGTCCGCCACCGACTGCATGTACTCACCGTCCACCTCCCCCTTGACCTCCTTCACCAGCCGCACGGCGTAGCTCAGGGACCTCGCGCACAGCTCGCCCGCGGCCGCCACGGCCACCGGGAACGCGAACGCGTTTCCGTAGTAGCCGATCGGGATGGCGCTCTGCTTGCCTTTGCCGCCGCGAGCGTTGACGATGCAGATCATCCGCATCTCCTCGTCGGCGCCGGGGGCCAGTGCCACGGTGCGGCACTTCCATAGGCAGCCAGTGAGGACCTCGAACGTCGTGGCGCGCTTTCGGAGGCCCGGCACCAGGTGGGACCGGACGGCGGCAACCTCCTTGGCCCCGAAGAAGAAGGATCGGTGCACCATGTCGTCGAGCGGCACAATGGTACCCTTGGTGTCCGGCACCTCGTCGTACTCCCGGTGCGCGAAGCCAGGACGAGGCGGGTTCCGCGCCTCCAGCAGCTCCCGCCCCCACACCGGCAGCACGGACGGCACCGCGGCGCCCCTCGCCAGCTCCGCCACGGCGGCCAGGAACTGCGCCAGCCCCTGCGCGTCCGCCATCGTGTGCATCAGCCGCACCGTCAGGATAAAGCCTCCGCACGACAGCCGTGTCACCTGCACGTACGCATGTTAGCCACGCATGGAACGAACAATCTTGCACGTGTCACGTGTGACCGTGTGCGTTAGTGTTCAATGACAAGTTACCTGGAAGAGGAGAAGCGGCGTGCCGAGAACTTGAGACGAGCCAGGAACGTCGAAGACAAGTTCCTCCAGCCCCTGGAAGGGCGGCTGCAGAGCGTCGCCGAAGTGTTCGAGGCGGACGTCGGCGTCGGCCTCGATGAACAGCACACCCTCGCCGGTGCATTCGACGGCGAGCTTGCGGCCCTCGATCTCCCTCAGCCGGCCGGCGAACGGGTAGTACTGCACGAGCGCCCTGGCCACGGCATCGCGGACCACCGCCGCGGGGTCCCTGCCACTCATGGACGCGTCGCGGCGGTAGAACTGGATGAGGGAGATGTGGAACCGCAGACCGTCctggtcgtcgatgtccgagagcCGCTTCAGTTCGTGCGGTGTCGGCCCTGCCGGCGCCACCAGCTCGGGCGCCTTCCTCCGCACCGTGAACTTCAACGACGCCGCCGAGCCCGCCATGAGCACTGTCTCAGCTAGTGCACGAGTAGAAGGATGAGCTCTAGGATAGAGGTGATCGAGGGTGCGGGGGCGAGCTCTTGTGTTTGCTGCTGCTCCTGTGCTGGGTTTGTGGAGAAATGGAGTGGCACCAGGACAGTATATATAAACGGGTGGCTAACTGGCTACACTCTGACAGTTAGATGTGTGTATCAGCCAGTTGGGTCGAAGTCCAGTGACActggttttttttcttcttttcgcaGACTATGATTTGTTGCTAGCAATAATACAGTGGGGACGAGCAACGCGGGGTTCTTCAAAGAGCTCGCAGAATGTTAAATACGGAGTACccagtaatgctacacctacggaaaTCACTTACGGGAAATTATCTACGGACTGACGTGGTGCACAGTAGCCAGGAAAGTCTGATCCGATTTTCACGCACTGAATCCAAACCGAACTAATACGTTTGCTCCACGTCAGTCCGTACGCGTTTTTGTAACCAGAACAGTCCGTAGGTCTAGGATTATTGCGGAGCACCTGGGGAGCCAATTGCTGCGAGGGTCCATTCGGAGCGAATACTAGGGCAAACCAAATGTTGCCTACTTGTTAGCAATTCTCTGGGGTGGCGAGTTCCAGCGTGTCAATCTGCTTGGAACCTAATATAAAATTTATGTTCGCACTTTGCCTGAATCCTAGCCGCCGGTGCGCCTCCGACACAAAGGGTGCCCAAGAAACCCTCCCACCCATTCCCGTTGTTGTGGTTGAGCTCGTGCGCCCGGCTACCACCAGTTACAGATGCAGTAAATACCAAAGGGAAGAGATGCTCACCTCACGCCACCGCTGCTGCTCGGGGTCAGACATGATTCCTGAGTAGAAGGCCTTTCCATCCTCTGTGCTACTCATGTGTTCTGCCGCTGGTGGTGATCTAACTCCTCGAACCGAATCGCTCGATATGCGGCATCACTAAGGGACGTGGGCGGACGAGCCGGACAACCGTTGTATAGTAGGAATAAAAATCGAACCTAGGAATGTTTGTCAGTCGAACACTAACAATCATTTTTTATTTCCCCAAATTTGTGTGGAGTAAGATGTGTGGACCGACCGAATAACAAATCTTTATACTGCTAAGTTAAACAGTGGGATGGAGAGGAGTGTGTTGGATCAGGATGTTGAACTTGTAGTTGAGCCTTGTGCGCTCTATTCTCTCTCGTTCGCCGGTGCACGCTGGCGGGCGTGATGGAGTATGCTAtgatggtgctgcaagaaaagagaGGTGGCAAAACCCTAGCTCGTGTATCAGATGTGTTTCTGCGGCAGCTGGGCAAGAGATTATAGGCCACGTGAGCCACACCCACGTCGCATGTTtcaagtcggttacagatagccgacGATCcgagagcgacccgaaccgactaactgatgacccacaagtatagggggtgtatcgtagtatcttcgataagtaagaatgtcgatcccaacgaggagcagaaggtgttgacaagcagtttcgatgaaggattcactgtaaatgctcacgagacaagtattcgggggttttgatgcaaCGAGATGAATaacgtacaagtaagtaaaatgcgagagaaataattgcagcgagtggcccaatcctttttagcacaaaggacaagccggtttgtttacttataatgaccaaacgttcttgaggacacacaggaatttagtctagtgctttcgctacatacggctaattaatcttcattgttttgataagtgttgtgtgggtgaacctatgctaatgcaccgcccttcctaggactaatacatacttgtgattataccccttgcaagcatccgcaactacaagaaagtaattaagataaatctaaccacagccttaaactgcgagatcctgcgatccctcccgcatcgatataccaacgggggctcgaggtttctgtcactccggcaaccccgcaattggtaaacgagtacaagatgtattcccctaggcccataaatggtgaagtattgtgtagtcgacgttcacacgacaccactagaagaatgacaccacaacttaaatatcataacattgaatattactcaaccataattcactactaacatttagacttcacccatgtcctcaagaactaaacgaactactcacgggacatcatatggaacatgatcagaggtgatatgatgatgaataataatctgaacataaaccttagttcaacggtttcactcaatagcatcaataacaagtagaaatcaacaccgggagagtttcccctatcaaacaatcaagatcaaacccaaattgctacatcggtgacgaggtgctgcggtggagacggaggtgatgatgatgaagatgatggtgatggtgatggagatgatgtccagctcgatggcggtgacgatgacgtcgatttccccctccgggagggaatttccccggcggattcctgcccgccggagagctcttttctctctggtgttctccgccccgcagaggcgggctgtggctcttcgcgacgtaccctgcggagcttaggttttcgggacgaaggcgtacgcgaataaaaggaggcgaaaggggccgtggggcccccacaccacaaggtggcgcggccaggccatgggccgcgccggcacgtggtccagccccaccttgggtcttctcggctcccccttcggctttctccgtcatccggaaaaataggatttttggtataatttccttccacgagttgattttccgaaatattgcgttctgacggtgctttttccagcagaatcctggctccagcgcttgatcctccaattatgatgaaacatgcaaaatagatgaaataacataagtattgtgtccagacatgaaatatatcaatgaataacagcaaattatgatataaaatagtgatgcaaattgggcgtatcaactccccccaagcttagacttcgcttgtccccaagcgaaactgaactc is part of the Lolium rigidum isolate FL_2022 unplaced genomic scaffold, APGP_CSIRO_Lrig_0.1 contig_63203_1, whole genome shotgun sequence genome and harbors:
- the LOC124681970 gene encoding benzyl alcohol O-benzoyltransferase-like, which codes for MAGSAASLKFTVRRKAPELVAPAGPTPHELKRLSDIDDQDGLRFHISLIQFYRRDASMSGRDPAAVVRDAVARALVQYYPFAGRLREIEGRKLAVECTGEGVLFIEADADVRLEHFGDALQPPFQGLEELVFDVPGSSQVLGTPLLLFQVTRLSCGGFILTVRLMHTMADAQGLAQFLAAVAELARGAAVPSVLPVWGRELLEARNPPRPGFAHREYDEVPDTKGTIVPLDDMVHRSFFFGAKEVAAVRSHLVPGLRKRATTFEVLTGCLWKCRTVALAPGADEEMRMICIVNARGGKGKQSAIPIGYYGNAFAFPVAVAAAGELCARSLSYAVRLVKEVKGEVDGEYMQSVADLMVQRGRPHFTVVRAYLASDLTKAGFGDLDFGWGRPVYGGPAKGGVGAIPGVASFLIPFKNAKGEDGIVIPMCLPGPAMDKFVEEMGKLLRPAAVDVADMFPAMIKPAL